Genomic DNA from Hymenobacter jejuensis:
GTCCACCCGCGGCGTGATGCCGAACAGGTCTTCGGCGTCGCCTTCGGTGCAAACCACCACGTCGCAGCCGGCTACCAGCTCCGGCATTACGTCCTGCGCTTTCTTGCCGTATTGCCACAGGTTGCGGCGGTAGTTCACGTCGGCCGAAACCGTAATGCCGCGACGCCGGGCTTCCTGAATGGCCTCTTTACAAGCCTGGGCAGCCGAAGCCGAAATAGCTGGCGTGATGCCCGTCCAGTGCAGCCAGCGCCCGTTGCTCAGAATATTGGACCAGTCAAACCACGCGGGTTGCAGCTTAGCGAACGCCGAATCGAAGCGATCGTACACGATTTTGCTGGCCCGCATCGAAGCGCCGACTTCCAAAAAGTACAGCCCCAACCGGTCGCCACGAAACACGGTATGCTCCATGCTCACGCCGTAGCGCTGAAAAGACTGCGCGGCCGCGTAACCTAACTCGTTGTCGGGGAAGCAGGTAACGTGCGCGGCGGGCAAGCCCAACCGCGCTACGGATGCCGCTACGTTGGCGTCGCCGCCGCCGTAATTAACCTCAAGATTGTTGGTCTGAACTAACCGGTAATTCAGCGGGGGCGACAACCGCATCATTATTTCGCCGAACGTTATGACTTGCTTCATTCTCGAAGCCAAAGTAGCCTTTGGCATTACCGTAAGAGATATTCTGAACCACTTGGCCCAGCCATTTCATGTCGTCGGGCAGCTCGCCGTTCTCGACGTCGTTGCCGATCAGGTTGCACAAAATGCGGCGGAAATATTCGTGGCGAGGGAAAGATAGGAAACTGCGCGAATCGGTCAGCATCCCCACAAATCGGCTCAGCAAGCCCATGTTCGAGAGGGCATTCATCTGCTTCTCCATGCCGTCCTTCTGATCGAGGAACCACCAACCTGAACCGAACTGAACCTTGCCCGCTACGGTGCCGTCGTTGAAGTTGCCTACCATTGTGGCAATCAGCTCGTTATCGGCGGGATTTAGGTTGTAAAGGATGGTTTTGGTAAGCTTATCTTGCGTGTCGAGACGGTCGAGAAAAGTCGAAAGCGCGCGCCCCTGCGAGAAATCACCGATGGAATCCCAGCCGGTATCGGGGCCAAGGTTGCGCAATGCCCGCGAATTATTGTTGCGGAGGGCGCCCAAGTGAAACTGTTGCGTCCAGCCCTTCTCCCAGTCCATTTCGGCCAGCGCCACCAGAATCGCAGACTTAAACTTTAGGGTTTCGTCGGGAGTCGGGGCTTGGCCACTGCGGACCTTGTCGAAGATGTCGCTGATTTCGGCGTCGGTATAATCAACGGCATATATCTGCTCCAAACCGTGGTCCGAGAGGCGGCCGCCGAGCTTGGCAAAGTAATCGTGGCGTCGCTGCAAAGCCGTCAGCAGGTTGCCGTAGCTGCGGATTTCCACGCTGGCCGCAACGCTCAGCTTATCAAGGTATTGGTTGTAAGTAGCCGGGTCTTCCACGGCCATGGCCTTGTCGGGGCGGAACGTGGGCAGCACTTTGATCGGGAAACCGCTGTCCGCGATCAGGCGGTGATGCTCCAGCGAATCGGCCGGGTCGTCGGTCGTGCAGACGGTCTGCACATTCATCTTCAGCATCAGGTTGCGTACCGAATATTCCGGCGTGCGCAGCTTGGCGCTGCACTCGTCGTAGATGCGGCGGGCGCTCGTGCTGTCGAGGATTTCGTACACGTCGAAGTAGCGCTGCAACTCCAGATGCGTCCAGTGGTAGAGCGGGTTACGCACCGTGTACGGCACCGTTTCGGCCCACTTCTCAAACTTCTCCCAGTCAGATGCGTCGCCGGTGATGAAGTGCTCGTCGATGCCGTTGGTCCGCATGGCGCGCCACTTGTAGTGGTCGCCGTAGAGCCAGATTTGAGTTAAGTTCTCGAACTGCTTGTCCTCGGCAATCTGATCGGGAGGCAGATGACAATGGTAATCGATGATGGGCATCTGCTTCGCGAACTCGTGGTAGAGCTGGCGGGCCGTTTCGGTCTGCAGCAGGAAATCCTCGTTCAAAAAGGGCTTTTTCATATCTATTTGATAATCAAAGTGATACACCCCGCTTCCAGGGAATAAAGTCTGCTTGACCGTGTCGCACGGCGCTTACCTCCTCGCCACTGGCAACGCGCACCACGTAATCGAGAATGCGTTCGGCGGCTTGCTCGATGGTTTCTTCGCCGTCGATGACCGTGCCGGTGTTGATGTCGATGATGTCGGGCATGCGCTGGGCGAGCGCCGTGTTGCTCGAAATTTTCACCACGGGCGCAATGGGGTTGCCAGTTGGCGTGCCCAAGCCCGTCGTAAATAGCACCACATTCGCCCCCGACCCTACTTCGGCCGTTGTCGACTCCACGTCGTTGCCGGGCGTGCAGAGCAGATTTAAGCCGGGTTTGGTCACCAGCTCGGGGTAATCCAGCACCGCCACTACGGGCGAGCTGCCACCCTTGCGGGCTGCCCCCGCCGATTTCATGGCGTCGGTGATCAGGCCGTCGCGGATGTTGCCGGGCGAAGGGTTCATGTCGAAGCCCGAGCCAACGGCAATGGCGGTGTCGCCGTACGCTTTCATGAGGCTGCTGAAACGCTCGGCTGTTGCTTGGTCCACGCTGCGGTCGACGAGTTCCTGCTCTACGCCACACAGCTCCGGAAATTCAGCCAGAATAACCGAACCGCCCAGTGCCACGAGCATGTCGGAAACGTGCCCTACAGCGGGGTTGGCCGAAATGCCCGAGAAACCATCGGACCCACCGCACTCCAAGCCAATCGTCAGTTTGCTGAGCGGCGCGGGCTGGCGCTGGTTGGCATTGGCCTGCATCAAGCCCACAAACGTCTGGCGAAGCGCGGTGCTCACAAGCGTTTCTTCGGTGCCCATTTTCTGCTGCTCCAAAATGAACAGCGGCTTGTCGAAGTTGGGGCTGCGCTTCTGAATTTCTGCTTGCAGCATGCTTACCTGGGCGTTCTGGCAACCCAGGCTGAGCACGGTTGCACCGGCTACATTGGGGTGCGTGATGTAACCCGCCAACAAGCCGCAAAGCGTCTGGGCATCCTGCCGAATGCCGCCGCAGCCGCCTTCGTGCGATAGGAACTGAATGCCGTCGACGTTCGGGAAAAGCTTCGGCTTGTTATAGCGGGTATCGGTGCCACCAAAGTCGCTTTGCAGAATTTCCTCTACCGACTTACCGGCTTGCATCAGCGATATAAGCTCTTGTGTCTGAGGCTGATAGCTTTTGCGGCGAGCATAGCCGAGGTCATTAACCAGCGCTTCTTCCAGCACCTGAATGTTGCGGTTTTCGCAGAACACCAGCGGAATCACGAGCCAGTAATTGGCCGTGCCCACGCGCCCGTCGGAGCGGTGGTAGCCCATGAAAGTGCGCTCCTGCCACTTGTCCACCGTAGGTGGGGTCCAAGCGGCGCGGCGCTCCTGGTGCTCGTCGTATGTGTTGGTAGCGTGCTGAATATTGGCCGTGGTCAGCAGGCCGCCCAGCTTGATGGCGTGCCGCGCTTTGCCTACCAGCACGCCGTACATGGTCACGGAGTCGCCGGGTTCGAGGGCTTGCAGCGCCAGTTTGTGCTTCGCCGGAATCTTCTCCGTGGTCGTCACAGTCGTACCGTCCCACGTTACGGGGGTCCCGATGGGCAAGTCCGTCAGGGCCACCAGCACGTTGTCGGCAGGATGGATTTTGGCTACTAAATGTTTCATTATTTTACAAGAACCTTTTTGTTGAGATGGGCTGCCACGGTAGCGTGCACGCCTTTCTGCTGCATTTCGAGCAGATTGTCGCTTACGCGCTTCGCAAATCCCGGCAATTGGCTTAAGTCATGTCCCCAAAGTGCTTGGTTTTGCAGCGTCGTGTTTACCACTTCTTCCGCTCCCAAGCGTGACCATAGATCGGCAAAATAACCGGCCTTTTCGTCCTGTATTGGGTAGGTTTCGCCATTTAATTCGCCGTACCACGTCTGCTCGCGCTGCTGCGTGCCTTTCATGAACAACAAATACGCCGCAAAGCCCAGCGCCACATAATGCGGTACCGTGTTGAAACGCTTGTAGTAGTGCAGCAAAGTAGGCACGTTGCGCATCTGCATTTTGGTCGTGTACTGCATCGTGATTGCCAGCCAACGGTGCTCCATGTACGGGTTGCGGAAGCGGTCCATTACCTGCAAACCAAAGCGCTGGGCCACTTTTTCGTCAACCGGATACGGAATACCGGGCAGTAAATCCGATAACATCAGGTTGCTGATGAACGTGCCGACACAATCGTCTTCCATGCCTTGACGCACGGTTTCGAAGCCGCTCAGCACAGCCAGGCCGCAGCTTAGCGTGTGCGTGCCGTTGAGGAGGCGCAGTTTTAATTCGCGGAACAAGTTGATGTCGGGCTTGATGGAAATGCCCTTGTCCACTTCGTGAAACGAAAGCACCTCCCGCACCCGGTCGTCGCCCTCGATGGCCCACAGCAAGAAGGCTTCCGAAATGGTCAGCAACTCGTCTTCGTAGCCAAGTTGCTCAGCCATAGCCAATTGGGTAGCCGAGTCGGGCCGGCCCGGCACGATACGGTCGACGAGGGAATTGCAGCATGTATTGGCCGTTTCCAGCCAGTCCAGAAACTCGCTTTCCAGCCCGTTGCGGTGGGCCAGCTCCAGCAGAATCGCTTCCAGCTTGCTGCCGTTTTCGGGAATGAGCTCGGTGGGCACGATCACCAGACCTTTCGACTTATCGCCGTCAAACGCCTTGAAACGCGCGTACAGAAACGCCAGCAGCTTGCCAGGGAACGATTGCGGGGGCGATTGCCGAATGTCGTCGGGTACGAGTTGAATGCCGACTTCAGTGGTGTTGGAAATCACCACCTGCAACTCGGGGTTAGCGGCGCAACGCAGGATCTCTTCCCATTGGCTTTTGGCCGACAGCACGCGGCTGATGGCCGAGCACACCACGTTTTCTTCCACCATGTGGCCGTCTTCTACCCGCGAATGCACAAGGTATACAGCCCGTCTTGGCGGTTAAACGCGTCAATATCACCACCATCCGTCGATTTCACGACCACAATGCGGCCGTTGAAGATGCCTTGGCGATTGGCTTTATCGATGAGGTAATCGGGCAGGCCGCGCAAGAGCACGCCGGTGCCAAACTGGATGACTTTTTCGGGCAACTCAAACAAGGCCGCCTCAGGCATCGCAACGGAGGAACTCTGCATTCCGAGCGCGACTTCTTTGATAAAGTATTCATAATCAAGTACTTATAATTTGCTTTCTCCGTTTTCCCATTTTTGCTTCCACTTCGGAAAGTCGCGGTTCAGCAGCTTAGCCGGCCACGTGCCCGCGTAGACGTAGCCCGCACGCCGCTCGTTTTCGATCTCGGCCAGGCTGTATTTCACTTCTGAGTTGCGGCCGACGTAAATGGGTTTGTTGGTTTTCAGGTCGTAGAAACGCGCCCACAACGCCGCGCCGGTCTCCGGCACAATGATGCGGTCGCGGCCCGTGGGCTGACTCAGGTCCTTTATTTCTTTCAGCGCAAAACCCGTCATCTTGACTTCGTTCAGCCAAGCCACCGCGCTCTCAATCGACTTTTTGACGGCGGACGAAGGGTTTTCGACATCCATCAGAAACTGCACAATGCCTACGGTTTCATCGCCGCTCAGCGAGGCCAGTTCGAACGCGCGTGCTTTCACGGGCTGCAACGTACGGCGGTCGTGCTGGGCGCACCAGGCCGTGAGTTTGCCGTTCTGCACGTATTGCGTCTTCAAAATGCAATCGATACCCCGCTCCACGGCCAAGCGGGCCGGGGCTACCAGGCTCTGATCGACCACCTCGAAACCTTCCTTGCGTTCGGCAACTGCCTTCAGGATGCGCAGGGCCCGAATCATGGCCTCGTCGTTGTAGGTGATCTGGGCGCGGTAGAGGCTTGAGTCTGGGTAATACTGGGGGAAGCCGCCGTTGGCGTGCTGCATTTTCAGCAGGTAGCGAATGCCTTTTTCGGCGGCGGCGAGGTAAAGCGCATTGTTCGTTTTCTTGAATGCGGCAACCAAGTAGCGGATTTCGCGGGTCGTTGCGTCGTTGTCAATGGTGGCGTCGATCCGGTTGGCATCGCGCAACGTGGCTTCTTTCAAGGCGGCACTCATTGGGTGCTCGTAATTGACCTTGATTTCGTTTACGGCTTTCGGCCAGCCCCCTACGCTCCGCTGATAAACCAGCATTTTCTCCGCAATGCTATCCGTCGTAACCGACAGTGGCAGTGTAGAATAGGTTTTGGCGGGGTTGGAAGGCGCCAAAGCCACCGTGGCCGGACGACCATCGAGGTACCAACGGCCTCCAAACGCCCAGTCGGCGTTGATTTGCTTGACAGTGGGCGCGTTGGCAGCCGTTGCTAAGTTGTCTTTGTGCCAAGCATAATCACCACCCTTGCGGTGGCAATTGTAGTAATACACGCGCCGGCCCCATTTCGGCGTGCCCGGACCCGATTTGGCGTGATAAATATCCGCGTCGGCCATGTTGTTGGCGAAGCGGCAGCCGATGAGGTAAAACTGCGATTCGCGGTGATAACGACCAAGTTTGAAGCCGTTATCGCCTTCGAAAGTGCAGTTTTTCAGAACGGTTTTGGAGTCTTCGTTATTGGAGCCATCGTGCCAGATGGCGGCCTCCTTGCTGTGGCAAATGAAGCGGCAATTTTCAGCGTAAGCCCACCCGCGCGGGCAGTAAAAATCGACGCCGCCTTCCATGGTGCAGTCCTTGAAATAATAGAGGCCTGCGTCCACGTCCCAGGGGCTGACGGTATCGCCCCCCAGGCCCGAAACGTGCAGTGGCGCACAATCAGGCGGGTAGTGCCGGGTAGGGTACGCAAGGCCATCTGGTGGCCCGTCTTGCTGATGGTTCTCTTGTGGCTGGGGTCGGTGGCGCAGTCGATGGTTACATCGCCCGGCGCGTCGAAGCCGTAGCTGTTGACGACCGTGAGGTTTTCCAGCATAATGTCGGGGCTGTTGCGCATGTTCAGCGTGCCTACGCCCCAGTCGTCGGCGCCGGCTACGGGGTCGCAGCGCCACGCGTCGCGGGCTTGCGCAAAGGTGATGATCACGCCCTTTTCGCTGGCGCCTTGCAGCGTAATATGACTTTTGCCGTCGATGAACAGCTTTTCCTTATAAGTACCTTTCTTGATGGCAATTACCCGCTGCTCAGTAGCCGTATTGGGCAAGCTGTTGATGGCTTCCTGAATGGTTCGGAAGTTGCCGGAGCCGTCGGGAGCCACCACGAGGCGCACGCCGGTTGCGAAACCGGTATGGCCCACCAAGGTCAGCAACAGCAGGACAACTATTTTACCAAACCATTTCATGTAACTATCTATCAATCAAACAGTTATAAGCTACACAAAATCTTCGCGCATCGGCGTAAATGTATCCAGCAATTCGCCGGCCTCCAGGCACACGACGCCGTGCCACACATTGGACGGGGCATAAAAAGAATCGCCGGCCCGCAGCGTGCGCTTGTTAACTTTCTTTCATCGGCAATCGTGACCTCAAACACGCCGCTTTCAACGTAGCTCATCTGCGTGTGCACATGGCGATGAATGGCTCCTACCCGCCCTGCTCGAAGGCCACGCGCACCAGCATCATGTCGGCGTCGTAGGTCAGAATTTTGCGGCGCACGCCCTCGCCTACGGTTTCCCACGTAAGCTCTCGGTCTTCTACAAACAGGTTCGGAACCAGCGTTTTCATGCGAGCGAAATCAAAAGGAGAAAAGGAAACAGGTAGCGGTTGGGTTATTGAAGTGAGTCGAGCGGCACGGGGTCCATGTCGGTGTACTCGAGGTTTTCGCCGGCCATGCCCCAGATGAAGGTGTAAGCCGCCGTGCCGCACCCGTATGAATTGACCACGGCGGCGAGAGGATGGCCTGCTCGTTGCTCACCCACAACGGACGCGTTTGCTGAGGCTCGCCCATCAGGTGCAGCACGCGCTGACCAGCGGGCAGGTTGAAGTAGAGATAAGCCTCCATGCGCCGGTCGTGCACGTGCGCCGGCATCGTATTCCAAACGCTGCCGGGCTTGAGCTGGGTCAGGCCCATCACGAGCT
This window encodes:
- a CDS encoding sugar kinase, with product MKQVITFGEIMMRLSPPLNYRLVQTNNLEVNYGGGDANVAASVARLGLPAAHVTCFPDNELGYAAAQSFQRYGVSMEHTVFRGDRLGLYFLEVGASMRASKIVYDRFDSAFAKLQPAWFDWSNILSNGRWLHWTGITPAISASAAQACKEAIQEARRRGITVSADVNYRRNLWQYGKKAQDVMPELVAGCDVVVCTEGDAEDLFGITPRVDAANRFVSMAEQLMQRFPQIKQVIATERETLSASHNRLKGVLFNGTDYIETPAYDIVPIVDRIGGGDAFIGGFIYGSLTYPTEQEALTFGVAASALKHTVHGDVNLMTAAEVEPVMQGNTSGRLLR
- the uxaC gene encoding glucuronate isomerase is translated as MKKPFLNEDFLLQTETARQLYHEFAKQMPIIDYHCHLPPDQIAEDKQFENLTQIWLYGDHYKWRAMRTNGIDEHFITGDASDWEKFEKWAETVPYTVRNPLYHWTHLELQRYFDVYEILDSTSARRIYDECSAKLRTPEYSVRNLMLKMNVQTVCTTDDPADSLEHHRLIADSGFPIKVLPTFRPDKAMAVEDPATYNQYLDKLSVAASVEIRSYGNLLTALQRRHDYFAKLGGRLSDHGLEQIYAVDYTDAEISDIFDKVRSGQAPTPDETLKFKSAILVALAEMDWEKGWTQQFHLGALRNNNSRALRNLGPDTGWDSIGDFSQGRALSTFLDRLDTQDKLTKTILYNLNPADNELIATMVGNFNDGTVAGKVQFGSGWWFLDQKDGMEKQMNALSNMGLLSRFVGMLTDSRSFLSFPRHEYFRRILCNLIGNDVENGELPDDMKWLGQVVQNISYGNAKGYFGFENEASHNVRRNNDAVVAPAELPVSSDQQS
- a CDS encoding UxaA family hydrolase — protein: MKHLVAKIHPADNVLVALTDLPIGTPVTWDGTTVTTTEKIPAKHKLALQALEPGDSVTMYGVLVGKARHAIKLGGLLTTANIQHATNTYDEHQERRAAWTPPTVDKWQERTFMGYHRSDGRVGTANYWLVIPLVFCENRNIQVLEEALVNDLGYARRKSYQPQTQELISLMQAGKSVEEILQSDFGGTDTRYNKPKLFPNVDGIQFLSHEGGCGGIRQDAQTLCGLLAGYITHPNVAGATVLSLGCQNAQVSMLQAEIQKRSPNFDKPLFILEQQKMGTEETLVSTALRQTFVGLMQANANQRQPAPLSKLTIGLECGGSDGFSGISANPAVGHVSDMLVALGGSVILAEFPELCGVEQELVDRSVDQATAERFSSLMKAYGDTAIAVGSGFDMNPSPGNIRDGLITDAMKSAGAARKGGSSPVVAVLDYPELVTKPGLNLLCTPGNDVESTTAEVGSGANVVLFTTGLGTPTGNPIAPVVKISSNTALAQRMPDIIDINTGTVIDGEETIEQAAERILDYVVRVASGEEVSAVRHGQADFIPWKRGVSL
- a CDS encoding tagaturonate reductase, translating into MHSRVEDGHMVEENVVCSAISRVLSAKSQWEEILRCAANPELQVVISNTTEVGIQLVPDDIRQSPPQSFPGKLLAFLYARFKAFDGDKSKGLVIVPTELIPENGSKLEAILLELAHRNGLESEFLDWLETANTCCNSLVDRIVPGRPDSATQLAMAEQLGYEDELLTISEAFLLWAIEGDDRVREVLSFHEVDKGISIKPDINLFRELKLRLLNGTHTLSCGLAVLSGFETVRQGMEDDCVGTFISNLMLSDLLPGIPYPVDEKVAQRFGLQVMDRFRNPYMEHRWLAITMQYTTKMQMRNVPTLLHYYKRFNTVPHYVALGFAAYLLFMKGTQQREQTWYGELNGETYPIQDEKAGYFADLWSRLGAEEVVNTTLQNQALWGHDLSQLPGFAKRVSDNLLEMQQKGVHATVAAHLNKKVLVK
- the pelA gene encoding pectate lyase, which translates into the protein MADADIYHAKSGPGTPKWGRRVYYYNCHRKGGDYAWHKDNLATAANAPTVKQINADWAFGGRWYLDGRPATVALAPSNPAKTYSTLPLSVTTDSIAEKMLVYQRSVGGWPKAVNEIKVNYEHPMSAALKEATLRDANRIDATIDNDATTREIRYLVAAFKKTNNALYLAAAEKGIRYLLKMQHANGGFPQYYPDSSLYRAQITYNDEAMIRALRILKAVAERKEGFEVVDQSLVAPARLAVERGIDCILKTQYVQNGKLTAWCAQHDRRTLQPVKARAFELASLSGDETVGIVQFLMDVENPSSAVKKSIESAVAWLNEVKMTGFALKEIKDLSQPTGRDRIIVPETGAALWARFYDLKTNKPIYVGRNSEVKYSLAEIENERRAGYVYAGTWPAKLLNRDFPKWKQKWENGESKL
- a CDS encoding pectinesterase family protein, coding for MKWFGKIVVLLLLTLVGHTGFATGVRLVVAPDGSGNFRTIQEAINSLPNTATEQRVIAIKKGTYKEKLFIDGKSHITLQGASEKGVIITFAQARDAWRCDPVAGADDWGVGTLNMRNSPDIMLENLTVVNSYGFDAPGDVTIDCATDPSHKRTISKTGHQMALRTLPGTTRLIVRHCTFRAWGAIPSAPGTWTQASIISRTAPWKAASIFTARAGGLTLKIAASFATARRPPSGTMAPITKTPKPF
- a CDS encoding cupin domain-containing protein; the protein is MKTLVPNLFVEDRELTWETVGEGVRRKILTYDADMMLVRVAFEQGG